The Methylomusa anaerophila genome has a segment encoding these proteins:
- a CDS encoding ABC transporter substrate-binding protein — MSKKWHSFIGLAVILTMVAGLIAGCGGSGAPAADSKDIKVGANFELTGNVANFGQQTLNGVKLAVKEANAAGGVLGKQLTLVTADNKSEPAEATNAITKLITQDKVVAVLGPVTSSDVLATLQVGQDNKIPVLTATATNPKITVDNGKIRPYAFRACFIDPFQGKVMADFATKTIKAKTAAIYIDNSSDYSKGLAEVFEKSFTAAGGKIVAKEGFLQKDADFKATLTKIKATNPETIFIPAYYEEVGKIIKQARELGIDIPLLGTDGWDDSKIVDIAGAAPLNNGFFSNHYSSQDKDPNIQKFVEAYKKEYNQEPSALAALGYDSALMLIDAIKRAGSADPQKIRDALEQTKNLQVSTGILTLDAEHNPVKSAVVIEMKDGKQVFKEKINP, encoded by the coding sequence ATGAGCAAAAAATGGCACTCATTCATTGGTTTGGCAGTAATTCTGACCATGGTAGCCGGTTTGATCGCCGGCTGCGGCGGTAGCGGCGCCCCGGCGGCAGATTCCAAAGATATAAAAGTCGGCGCCAACTTTGAACTGACCGGCAATGTCGCCAACTTCGGACAACAAACCTTAAATGGTGTTAAGCTTGCCGTCAAAGAAGCCAATGCCGCCGGCGGCGTGCTTGGCAAGCAGTTAACGCTGGTTACAGCCGATAACAAGTCGGAACCGGCGGAAGCTACCAATGCCATAACCAAATTGATTACCCAGGACAAAGTAGTTGCCGTGCTGGGGCCGGTAACCAGTTCCGATGTTCTTGCCACATTGCAAGTGGGTCAGGACAATAAAATTCCTGTGCTTACCGCTACCGCAACCAACCCGAAAATAACGGTTGATAACGGCAAAATACGTCCTTATGCATTCCGGGCCTGCTTTATCGATCCGTTCCAGGGCAAGGTAATGGCCGACTTTGCAACGAAGACCATCAAGGCGAAAACCGCTGCGATTTATATTGATAACAGCTCCGACTACTCCAAAGGTCTGGCGGAAGTATTTGAAAAATCCTTCACCGCCGCCGGCGGTAAAATCGTAGCCAAGGAAGGATTCCTCCAAAAAGACGCTGATTTTAAAGCAACGCTGACCAAGATTAAAGCTACCAATCCGGAAACTATCTTCATTCCTGCCTATTATGAAGAAGTCGGTAAAATCATAAAGCAAGCCCGTGAGCTTGGTATTGACATTCCGCTGTTAGGCACTGACGGCTGGGATGACAGCAAGATTGTTGATATTGCCGGCGCCGCGCCGCTGAACAATGGTTTCTTCAGCAACCACTATTCCTCGCAGGACAAAGATCCTAACATTCAAAAATTCGTAGAAGCCTATAAGAAAGAATACAATCAAGAACCCAGCGCCCTCGCGGCCCTCGGTTATGACTCGGCCCTTATGCTGATCGACGCCATCAAACGCGCCGGCTCTGCCGATCCGCAAAAAATTCGGGATGCGCTGGAGCAGACCAAAAACCTGCAAGTCAGTACCGGTATTCTGACCCTTGATGCTG